A region from the Streptomyces lydicus genome encodes:
- a CDS encoding sigma-70 family RNA polymerase sigma factor translates to MIPALFDPAGGKRTAADDAQLTALALAARSGDPDAVERFIRASHRHVWRFVAHLSGETNSADDLAQETFLRALTGLPRFAGRSCARTWLLSIARRVVIDRYRSAAVRPRIADVDDWQAVAEHRQPSGLPGFDDGLALSELLEALDGERREAFVLTQLVGMPYADAAAIVGCPIGTVRSRVARARADLTGWLRSAERCARRPQAVAA, encoded by the coding sequence ATGATTCCTGCCCTTTTCGATCCGGCCGGCGGCAAGCGGACCGCCGCGGACGACGCGCAGTTGACCGCCCTGGCGCTGGCCGCCCGCAGTGGCGACCCCGATGCCGTCGAGCGCTTCATACGCGCCTCCCACCGCCATGTATGGCGCTTTGTGGCCCACCTGAGCGGCGAGACGAACAGTGCCGACGACCTCGCCCAGGAGACGTTTCTCCGTGCCCTCACCGGTCTGCCGCGCTTCGCCGGCCGCTCCTGCGCCCGTACCTGGCTGCTGTCGATCGCCCGCCGGGTGGTGATCGACCGCTACCGGTCCGCCGCAGTCCGTCCGCGCATCGCCGATGTCGACGACTGGCAGGCGGTCGCGGAACACCGCCAGCCCAGCGGACTGCCGGGCTTCGACGACGGGCTGGCACTGAGCGAGCTGCTGGAAGCGCTGGACGGCGAGCGGCGCGAGGCGTTCGTGCTCACCCAGTTGGTGGGGATGCCGTACGCGGATGCCGCGGCGATCGTGGGCTGTCCCATCGGCACGGTCCGCTCCCGGGTGGCCCGTGCCCGCGCCGACCTCACCGGCTGGCTGAGGTCCGCCGAGAGGTGCGCACGACGCCCTCAGGCGGTCGCCGCGTGA